The window CAGCAAAAACAATTTGCCTCTCCTAAAAATTCTGCGTAGGGGCCTTAAGCCTTGGAATTTTCCCAACAACCTCTGTAAGGTGAATTTAACACTTTTACCTTCACAGAAAAGTGAGGTCCACTCCTTGAATGCCTGATCAGGAACCGACTGACAAGGAAAAAAGCATTGGTTTCCCATCTAACCCTTTCAATTGAACAGGGAAAATGGGGAAAGATAAATAGACCAAGAATCAGTGAGAAGACTCAGAGACATATTTATTAATGAAATATATtctaaagcagaaaagaaaaggtcAGCAGCTCATTTTCCTAGCAACGAATGTTGCCGCGGTGTAAGGGGGAAATGCCATGAAGGAAGAGCCGCGCCAGCTCCGGACTACTTGCGtggagggacaaaggactcatctAAGTGGATGGGCCAGCCCTTTTCACAGCCGATAACGATGACTCTGTAGGCTTTGGTGGCTTTGTAATAGCATGGAGGCCGCGTGGACCCTCCTTTATGCTTGCAAATGGTGACCTGGAAGGCAGATTTGCTTATTCTGAGATTGCCTCTGTAAGGTTTTCCATTCTTATCTTTACAGATGTCCTTGATGTCATTCTTGTTGCCATGAACAAAGGTGTTGATGCCTTTGCAGGGTTTGGTCAGGTTTCGTCTCTTCATCATCGTTTCACAGTATTTGTCATCCCGGCCCTTTGGGCTACGATCGTAGTGCTGGGTCAGGAAGTGTTTGTATCTGCGGTCATCCTTAGCCAGAGTCAGTGGGGTCAGACCCAGTCCCAGCAGAAAGACCAAAAACAGGGGGCTCAGGACCATCACCATCTCTTTCAACAAGGGCTCCTGCCAAGGACAAAAGGAGATGTAATAACGGCACAGAATAGAATTGCCAAATTAGGCTAAAAGGACAAGGATTTTTCTCCCTGGCAGCGCATCATGAATCAGGTATCCTCTGTcactagatatatttttttcttttcctttcctcagtAGTCTCATATGTCTTCTCAATTGATTCTTTGGAAATCTATAAAAACGTTTCCTGAATACAACTTCCAAGTACAACCACCAATTCCTATCCCTGAGGATCTCTAAGAATTTACCTTTCTATCAGTTGTTGCAATTCAAAATCCACTcacattctttcattcatctaTTAACTAATTTAATAACAAGCGCTACATAAGCCCCTATtgggtaccaggcactgtgctaggtcctAGAACACAAAGACCAGTAAGACACATCCAGTGCCTCGCTAACCCAGGATATAGCACCCATGGGGAAAGGATGGGAGTGCCAATTTACTGAGAAGAGACAGCAAGATATACTCTGAGAGCTAAAAAGGAGGACTTTCAGGGAACCTTGAGCCCAGGGAAGGGCTATCAGAGAGGGTTGGTGAAGACAGGATTCCCGAACAAGTCAGTCCATCAGCTGACTGTGAGAAGAGTAGTGAGAGAAGTTTCTCCCTGAGGTGAAAGGAAGCGGACCTAATTCCCCAAaaagtaggcttccctggtggctcagttagtaaagaatctgcctgcagtgtaggagacctgggtttgattcctgggttgggaagatcccctggagaaggaaatggcaacccattccagtattcttgactggcgaattccatggagagaggatatcggcgggctacagtttatggggtcccagagagttggacatgactgtgtggctatcactttcactttttcatgacTTCTTAGCAATCACACATGCTGCAAAATTCTTATAATGGGATGAAAGTTTGAccttaaatttattcttagatATACTATAAACTTTATAAATCCTAAATTGAAACATAAATGGTATAGTGTCATGGacattaaattaattattaatttgtaTATTGCGCTTTTCTTGTGTGTAAGTCAgtaaacatattttcatattaaatgTTTTTGTAGCCCTTAAAGAGGCCACCGGTTGTAGCACTAAGCCTGTCATGATGTTAAACAGTCCTGGGAGTACAATTGTGACTCTAGAAATATAAGAGCATTTGGGGTTCTGCAGTTTACATGGGAAGCCATGTGACAGGCTGAGTGAAATGACCGCCCTTTCTAATCAGCATCTGGCATTGATCTTTATCTGTTTATCACGACTATAGACAAATTTGGTATATTGCCAAAGAATTACCAGATTATACACTAAGAAATTATTTGGTCATTCCTCAATATTGAAATAGTCCCTGAAAAGGTTTCCATTAAGCACATAAGAGTTATCATTTGTAATAGaatcaggaaaaataatttgGGGAGGTTAGCAAGAAAGtcgaaggcaatggcaacccactctagtactcttgcctggaaaatcccatgggcagaggagcctggtgggctgcagtccgtggggtcgcaaagagtcggacaccactgagtgacttcacttttatttttcactttcatgcattgaagaaagaaatggcagcccactccagtgttcttgcctggagagtcccagggacggcggagcctggtgggctgccttctaaggggtcgcacagagtcggacacgactgaagcgacttagcaacagcagcaagaaAGTGGTAGACGACTGGGAGAGTCACGCCTAAAAGAATAACAAGCCGTCCTACAGGGCCACTGCCCCAGCACAGCCACTGGGCTGCCACGCTCCCCACGCACCAAGCTCTTTACATTTACACGGCGCTTTCAGTCTCCTGAGTGCGTATTTCCTTCCTACTTTTGGGGAAGACACTTTTCTTGAATTGTAATCAGTTAAATCTCTTACTCTGCAATAGACAAAATATTGCCTTTTAACATCAAAAGCAGTTGTAGACTTTTGTCAAGGGTGGAAGTATCCTTAATAATCACACTGTGAATAGAGGCCAGAATcccagagttcaaaaatctggCAGAACCTGAGCTGGTCGTACCCAAAAGAGTCATTAGGTGGCAGCGGTGGATAGGAATGTTGTCTCCCTCGCTTGGAGGAAACGGTGGGTCCTTGTAGGAGTCAGTATTGTACAGGGGATATTGCTGATCACAGAAAGGGGTGTGAGCTGGCAGGCCTGGCCACAGTCTCTGTCCAAAAACTCTATGCTTTAGACATATATTATTCACCTGAACCATACTGCCTGCCTCACAGCAGACCCTCAGTAATAACTGTTTTAATGACTGAtgtcattttcctctccaggtctaaacttatctatgaaatgagAGTTGCGAGCTATAAAAGTTTGAAATTCCATGGCTCTCATTAGGCATAAGGGAGCCATTCTAGTTTCACTAGCAAAAGTCCAGTGAGCATGGAATTGGAAAGATAAGTTTGTATGGATTTAGTTGGTGTCACAAGGCAAAAAGAAAGAGATGGCAGGGTGATCTGAGCCAAGTCTCACTGGTGTGCATCATCCTGTAAGGCTCAAGGTGTAAGCCCAGCCCTCTCCACCTCTAGTTAAGGCTCTGACCCTACCTCAGGGTTGGCACCCTAAAAAGGCACTTGTTTGTTGGGAGGTTGAAGGTCCTTATATTCCAGTCTGGGGAGGTAAaggaatatatttatttctgatgTACAAAATTTGTGCATTTATCCTGTAACAACTCAGCTAAATTTTGCTCAGGCTTATTGCAATCTTGggggcttccccagcagctcagtagtaaagaatctgcctgcaatgtagtagcctcaggagacaggttagattcctgggttgggaagatcccctggaggaggacaaggcaacccattccagtattcttgcctggagaatcccacgggtaGAGAAGCCcgaggggctacagttcatggggttgccaagtgcctgacaagactgagcgacctAGCGTGCATGTGTTCTAATCATGACTCCCTGAGACATCCAGAAACCAAACCCTAGCAAACATGCACCATGGCCACCTCTATTTAACATCTGTTCCCTCACTCACACCTTCCACACAAATGTTTGCAATTCTAAATTTCCcaaaaagaaaggtaaaaggGAATTGGGAAAAGACAAATAAGAGACAGAATATTTGTGGTACAGAAtatttgtgggaaaaaaacaaataaggaCAGAATATTTATGGTACAGAATCTGCGTAG of the Muntiacus reevesi chromosome 7, mMunRee1.1, whole genome shotgun sequence genome contains:
- the LOC136172236 gene encoding angiogenin-1-like, translating into MVMVLSPLFLVFLLGLGLTPLTLAKDDRRYKHFLTQHYDRSPKGRDDKYCETMMKRRNLTKPCKGINTFVHGNKNDIKDICKDKNGKPYRGNLRISKSAFQVTICKHKGGSTRPPCYYKATKAYRVIVIGCEKGWPIHLDESFVPPRK